TAGCTAAttatattataattattattattatagctgATACTCAGAGACTCCAGATCCCTCAGAATCACCGGAGGTGGCCGAAGGCTTTTTGCTCTCGGCCTCGCTGAGACTCTCCAGTTTGGAGTCTGTCTGTTATTTCTTTCAGACAAGAGCGTCGTTTTTGAAGTCTAGTGGAAGTCTTGCCTTGTTTTTCATTCCGAATAGGCAGAGCTGTATTTTCGTGGCCTATCGATATTGCCCCATAGGGGCATAACATATGTGAACATAAAGCAAGCGTCACCTCTGTGTTCATTCTTGTGTTCTTTTCATTCAGAAGACTTTTCAATAAGTCAGCAGTGCtgattaaatattttttgttgcttcGAAAGTAAACTGAACACGATGTCATTGAATTTGCAGTACGAAAATATGGCCAAGAGCTTTGTCCAGAAGTTCTATGCCCTGTTAGACGACCCGGAGAACCGAATTCGTGTGGCCCATTTCTACAAAGTGAGTTTTACTGCATATGTTGGCCCTTTTTTGAGGTGAAACTTTGCAGACCAGTTGCCTTTGCAGAATTCTAGTGGTTCTGtctgctgcagcagctccTCTCTTGTCTCGCAGACGCCGTGCTCTGCGACCTTGATGAGAAAATCACTCAATACAAGCGCACCCACAgatatacacacatacatatgcctATGTTTTATGTTGAAGTATTATTTTTCATTGGAGAATTCTCCTTCCAGGCCAAAGAATCCCTAATGACCGTCGAGGGCCTTCAAAGTCAGAGAGCTTCAAAGATATTAGAGACAATTCAGGTAAGCGCATTATCATCTTTAAGAATTTTGCTCATGAACCGGTTCCCACAGAAGCTGAGTTTTAAAAAGATTCAGCACGTGATAACCGTTGTGGACGCGCAGCCCACCATCAATGGAGGAGATCTAATCTGTGTCATGGGACGTCTCAAGGTAAGCGTCAGGGGGCGATCGAAAGAAGAAGTTTCGATTGGGTTCTCAATTGATGTTTGCACGCCTTTTAATTGAAATTAGGAACACAATTGATGTGCAGAATTTGTAATTGTAATTTGTTTGATCCTACATTTTGCAGATCGATGACGATCCCCCGTTTGCCTTCTCGCAGGTCTTTGTACTCAAGGCCGATGGAAACTCGTTGGTGGCAAACAAAATTTTCCATTTAAGTGAACTCAAGTCTCCATGAGTAATATCCATAAAAACACATACTGAACCCCCCTACGCACAAGTCGACACCTCAAGGAAACTGATACTCGTAGTATACATAAACTTAATCGGCAAATATAAACGCATTTCCACATAATTAATTAATACACTAAGATCCCAATACATTATATAATCCTTAGTAGAACTCTGAGGTGGGTAACCGCTTGTCTTCCGGAGGAAGGACTCTGCAATGGTGTTGATTTGCTGGACACGAGTTGGTGAGGAGGACGAGAAGTTGTGTTCCTTCCTTGTCTTTTATAAGTTTGGCTGTGATAAATGCTGGTGTCCTGTTCTCTTTTTGTCTGCTTCTGAGAAATGACATCAACTCTTCGTGGACTATCAATGGCCCTGCGTTCCTAGCCGCAAAAGATTCGCTGCGAGCTCTACTGGCTGCTCGATACTCGCTGTTTTCACTAGCGATCTCTTGCTGGGTGACTGCTGGACAGGGTAGGCTTTTTCACAGGGTAAATTTAGGGTGTTATTTAGGGTCTGTTAAGTCAGTATGTTCCCATTTAAATTCTTAGTATACGGCAACATACACATcgaataacgagggggaacgttgtgagttgctgcggagaccgcaactctacagttatacccgatactaagtcagtatggctctcctccggcagacgccgctaatattaaacgacacgacaaggagtgcgtgcgagagagacagaaaatcagtctgagcgtgacgtcgggcgctgcgtagccagtgcaaattgatttgttcctattggctataaaaatgatctgatctgatccagattcagcaatctgatatatatgatcattatctatgattctgcgtttttagttttctcgaatgtgcaatattgtggatgcaacagattttcgtcttttgtgggggcggaagggggtggggctcaattttgagatatacgttttatagtgagatctaacaggagtgcggataccaaatttggttactctagccttaatagtctctgagatttgtgaatatccccagattttcatcctttgcgggggcggaagggggtgtggcgaaattttgaaacaaactcgtctcggtccgatatattaggagtgtggataccaaatttggttgctctagcttttatagtctctgagatctaggcgctaatgttttactctaagcaaagccggctatgctacgtgtgtgttagagagagacagggcgagaaaaaattaaattgttttcttgattctggctataataattatacgatctggttcagattttgcactatagaagatatagtcatcttctacgattctgcgtttttagttttctcgtatcgtcgaaattgtggatgccacagattttcgccctttgtggggtcggaagtaggcggggcaaagttttgaaatattcttgtagcagtgacatatcacagaagtctggatccaaaacatcgttgctctcgctcttatagtctttgagcactaggcgctgaaggggacggacagacggacggacggacagacggacagacagacatggctcaatcgactcggctattgatgctgatcaagaatatatatactttatggggtcggaaacgattccttttggacgttacacacatccacttttaccacaaatctaatataccccaatactcattttgagtatcgggtataacaagcAACCTTAACATTGAGAGCGTTTCAGAATTACTAGAGATTTGGTAACCAAAAGAAAGAGACATCCCTGAAATTCTAGGAGTCTATACAAAATTTGttcgttttgttgttttaatcGAAATTTACGAGTATTTACATTTTAGAAAAAACCAATAGAACATATGGTATTGAAGATGTGCTTCGAGCCACGGCACAGGTTCAGAACAATCACGAATAAAGTGTACAAGTGGGTAAATCGAACATTTCAGACCACTGTACAGTATCACGAGCCACCGGATAAATCCGACGGCGACAAGAAACTCTACCGGGCCTTAAGTCTATCGAATGGATTGCGCGCCATGCTGATATCAGATCCTACGAATAATATGGAACACACACAGGATGTGCGCCATCATCTACCGGCAGTGGGGGACAGTGGTAGTGAGAGGTCCAATCCGTCGATGGAGCACTTCAATGGAAAACTAGCTGCCTGTGCGGTGCTTGTGAGCGTGGGATCGTTTAGCGAGCCGCGCCAATATCAGGGAATGGCACATTTTCTGGAGCATATGATATTCATGGGCTCCGAGAAGTATCCCATTGAAAACGAATTTGATGCATTTATAACAAAAAACGGAGGCTTCACCAACGCGCACACAGAGAACGAGGAGACGTGCTTTTACTTTGAGGTGGAAGAGGCCCATCTGGATAAGGGTATGGATATATTTATGAACCTGATAAGAGCACCGCTCCTGCTGCACGATGCCATGGCCCGGGAACGTTCTGCAGTCCAATCGGAGTTCGAGCAGGTGTATTTGCGGGACGAGGTGCGCCGTGACCAGATATTGGCGAGCTTGGCCAGCGATGATTATCCCCATGGCACTTTCAGCTGGGGAAATCTGGCATCTCTTCAAGACCAGGTAGATGACAAACTGCTGCAAGAGGCGCTTCATGAGTTTCGACGAAAGCATTACGGATCCAATCGTATGATTGTCTGCATTCAGTCGCAGCAATCGTTGGACGAACTGGAGGAACTACTAGTCCGTCACTGTGCAGATATACCCAATAGCCAGGAGAATGCCTCAGACATGAACAGTTTGAGCTATCAGAAAGCCTTTAATGAAACATTATTTAGCGATGTCATTCTTGTGCAGCCCATGGAGGACGTGTGCAAACTGGAGTTGACGTGGGTTCTGCCACCGATGCGGCATCAGTATCGATGCAAGCCGGATGCCTTTCTCTCGCAACTGATCGGCTACGAGGGCGTGGGCAGCCTATGCGCCTACTTGCGTCGCCGTCTCTGGTGCATGAGCGTTATGGCGGGCACTGGAGGAAGCAGCTTTGAATCGAACTCCATTTACTCTCTGTTCAACATCTGCATCTACCTTACAGACGATGGGTTCGAGCACATAGACGAGGTATTGGAGGCGACGTTTGCATGGATTAAGCTGCTGAATGAGAGCGCCCATCATCGAGAGGATTCGTACAAGGAGTTTCAGCAGATTGCAGCCAATAATTTTCGATTCGAGATCGAGCTACCTTCGATGGACAACGTACAGCGTGTGGTGGAGGGCATTAGGTATCTGCCACCAAAAGATGTCCTCACGGGACCAAATCTGTATTTCGAATTTGATCCGGCTGCCATGCTGCTCCTTAAAAAGAACCTAAGTCAGTTTCATTTCAATATAATGATCTCCTCGCACATACCATTCATGGATCATAAATACGATCAGAGGGAGAAATGGTTTGGCACGCAGTACACGACGATTCCTATGCCCTCCAAATGGAAGGCCATGTGGTATGATCCGGCACCAATGAATGAACTGACCTTTCCACAATCGAATCCCTTTATAACCACGGACTTCACATTGCACTGGCAGGAGGCTGGTAGGCCACACATACCGCGTCATCCCAGGGCCCTCATAAGGGACGATAATTGCGAGTTGTGGTTCCGACAAGACGATATCTTCCAACTGCCCGATGGCTTTATAAATATATACTTCATCACTCCTTTGATTCGGGAAAGTGCACAGAATTATATGGTGGGCGTCCTCTTTACCTACCTGGTGGAATTCAGCATCGCCGAGCAATTGTATCCAGCTTTAGAGGCTGGTCTATCCTATGGCCTCTATATCGGTGACAAGGGTCTGGTCCTGCGTGTTAGTGGTTACAGCCAGAAACTGCCTCTTTTGCTGGAAATAATCATGAAGGTGATGTCCACTCTGGAGTTGGATCCAGCTCAAGTGATTTCCTTTAAAGACCTCAAGAAACGTCAAATTTTCAGTGCTCTCTTTTCTGGAAAGATTTTGAACCTCGACTTGCGTTTAATGGTTTTGGAGAACAAACGATTTAGTATGCTGGAGAAATACGAATCAATCGATCACATAACCGTGGATGACATCCAGCACTTCAAGGAGAATTTCCACAAGAAAATGTACGTCCAAGGACTCATACAAGGAAACTTTACCGATGAACAAGCGCGTGCAGCAATGCAACAAGTCCTTTCCACTTACGAAAGCCAAAAGTTAGATAATCCATCCTCGCTGGACGACAGCCTAGTGCAGATACCACTCGGATCGCATTACTTGCGGGCGAAAGCCCTAAACCACAGGGACACGAACACGATTGTAACAAACTACTATCAAATTGGACCAAGTGATCTCAAGTTGGAGTGCATGATGGATCTGGTGGAGCTGATTGTGGAAGAGCCCTTCTTCAACCAGCTGCGCACCCAAGAACAGCTGGGCTACAGCCTGAGCCTCAATCAGCGCATCGGCTACGGCGTACTGGCCTGTGTCATCACAGTCAACACTCAGGAGACCAAGCACTCGGCCGACCACGTGGACCGACGCATCGAGGCGTTCAGGTCTCGCGTACCGGAACTTGTGGCTCAGCTCAGCGAAACGGAGTTCGATGATGTGCGCGAGACCCTCATCAGTGGCAAGAGGCTGGGCGAACCCAGCCTGGACGAGGAGGTAATGCGGAACTGGAGTGAGATCGTAACGTCTGAATACTTCTTTGATCGCAAGGAAAAGCAAATAAAAACGCTTAATGGTCTCACAAAGCGGGACGTCTTGGACTTATTATTGGACTTCGAAAGCAATAACTTTCGCAAGCTTTCGGTTCAAGTGATTGGTCGAAACAGGCCACCATCTCGGCCCTTAACGCTGCCTATCTCGGAAGCTGTGGCTGGTAGGCAGGTTTCTGTACCAGGAAATGTTCAAAGCGGCTCGTTGGCAAGTTTATTGGAAGAAGTTCAGCGCAACATTTCCGATGAACAGCTCTTGTACGAGCAGACAGGCAGCAATATTACGATAGAGCTCATCGGAAATGGTGATGATGCCACACACATCGTGGACATTCCGGCCTTCAAAAAGAATCTACATGTTTACCCACCGTTCATCACGAATCCGAAGTCTAATAGAAAGTCATAGAAAACACAGCATACTAGATACTGATTTGTTAACCACAAAACCAAAATCCACATGTAATAAAAGGATGCTCTCTGTCTTTTGGTATCGTATCGCTGTTCGAAAAAGAATCCATCGATATCATTAtcattttcttttgcttgGGAATTCCATTCTCCTGATCAGTCGACTTCTTAGTGGGGGGAACAATTCCTAGTATTTCCAAAACCTTAGCAGGACTCAATGTGCCCGATGGCATCTCCTTCTTTCTGGTCTTCCGGAGTTTGGCACCCACCTTCTTTTGGAGGTATTCGGTCCTCATGCCTGCATAGACAACTGCTTTGATCAGGTGGTTGCGCCACTCGCAGACTTTCCAATTCCATCCCTATCTCCTCCGCTGACTCTTGGGCACCTTGTGCGTCCTGTGGTCGAGCATTGGTTTCCTTCCGCCTACCAATGGTGTCCGTTTTAGCAAAGTTTTCTTTATAGGATTGCCGCAAAAGCTTCACTGCGAGCTCTACTCGCTTCACTCTTCTCGCTACTCGCTGTTTTCCCAAGCGACCTCTCGCTGGCTGTCTCTGCTGGACTGGTTAGGCTCCTGCAAAGGGTACATTTATGCTGTTATGTAGAGAATTTTAATTCAGTAAGTTCCCCTTTAAATTCTTTGTATACATCAAAATCCATATCCAATAGCAGCCTTGTCAAATCCGTAAAAACAGCTGTGATCCCTTTCAGGGCCCTTTCAGGGCCCTTTCAGTTCAAACGAAAGAGG
The sequence above is a segment of the Drosophila miranda strain MSH22 chromosome 4, D.miranda_PacBio2.1, whole genome shotgun sequence genome. Coding sequences within it:
- the LOC108161346 gene encoding probable nuclear transport factor 2 isoform X2 — encoded protein: MSLNLQYENMAKSFVQKFYALLDDPENRIRVAHFYKAKESLMTVEGLQSQRASKILETIQLSFKKIQHVITVVDAQPTINGGDLICVMGRLKIDDDPPFAFSQVFVLKADGNSLVANKIFHLSELKSP
- the LOC108161346 gene encoding probable nuclear transport factor 2 isoform X1, whose product is MSLNLQYENMAKSFVQKFYALLDDPENRIRVAHFYKAKESLMTVEGLQSQRASKILETIQKLSFKKIQHVITVVDAQPTINGGDLICVMGRLKIDDDPPFAFSQVFVLKADGNSLVANKIFHLSELKSP
- the LOC117185815 gene encoding nardilysin-like; this encodes MVLKMCFEPRHRFRTITNKVYKWVNRTFQTTVQYHEPPDKSDGDKKLYRALSLSNGLRAMLISDPTNNMEHTQDVRHHLPAVGDSGSERSNPSMEHFNGKLAACAVLVSVGSFSEPRQYQGMAHFLEHMIFMGSEKYPIENEFDAFITKNGGFTNAHTENEETCFYFEVEEAHLDKGMDIFMNLIRAPLLLHDAMARERSAVQSEFEQVYLRDEVRRDQILASLASDDYPHGTFSWGNLASLQDQVDDKLLQEALHEFRRKHYGSNRMIVCIQSQQSLDELEELLVRHCADIPNSQENASDMNSLSYQKAFNETLFSDVILVQPMEDVCKLELTWVLPPMRHQYRCKPDAFLSQLIGYEGVGSLCAYLRRRLWCMSVMAGTGGSSFESNSIYSLFNICIYLTDDGFEHIDEVLEATFAWIKLLNESAHHREDSYKEFQQIAANNFRFEIELPSMDNVQRVVEGIRYLPPKDVLTGPNLYFEFDPAAMLLLKKNLSQFHFNIMISSHIPFMDHKYDQREKWFGTQYTTIPMPSKWKAMWYDPAPMNELTFPQSNPFITTDFTLHWQEAGRPHIPRHPRALIRDDNCELWFRQDDIFQLPDGFINIYFITPLIRESAQNYMVGVLFTYLVEFSIAEQLYPALEAGLSYGLYIGDKGLVLRVSGYSQKLPLLLEIIMKVMSTLELDPAQVISFKDLKKRQIFSALFSGKILNLDLRLMVLENKRFSMLEKYESIDHITVDDIQHFKENFHKKMYVQGLIQGNFTDEQARAAMQQVLSTYESQKLDNPSSLDDSLVQIPLGSHYLRAKALNHRDTNTIVTNYYQIGPSDLKLECMMDLVELIVEEPFFNQLRTQEQLGYSLSLNQRIGYGVLACVITVNTQETKHSADHVDRRIEAFRSRVPELVAQLSETEFDDVRETLISGKRLGEPSLDEEVMRNWSEIVTSEYFFDRKEKQIKTLNGLTKRDVLDLLLDFESNNFRKLSVQVIGRNRPPSRPLTLPISEAVAGRQVSVPGNVQSGSLASLLEEVQRNISDEQLLYEQTGSNITIELIGNGDDATHIVDIPAFKKNLHVYPPFITNPKSNRKS